Proteins encoded in a region of the Anguilla anguilla isolate fAngAng1 chromosome 10, fAngAng1.pri, whole genome shotgun sequence genome:
- the fbxo4 gene encoding F-box only protein 4: MTLALDDWLASWRKPEMSETQWGSESAFRRSLRQFREKYFLLSRNAASAGTGGQDEDAAPGVLESLPADIQFHLMKLLSPRDLCRLGGTCRYWRSVVRDPLLWRYFFVRDMPLWSSIDHTSMPCVEALDVPLHEDPDHDFMAEYLRSSPACRRPCRPPRQGHGAVASFLQSLYLSAEPRLLMFGPGLEQLEVSLMNVLMRSPHVLPVAGIPRRQINGVGSGVSFMFRDQHKFNILVLYSNNSAERERARLERQNVHSRLFVQEGDGQTDSPAFSIAPFVQEVCRAVDGFIYVANAEAAMAGGLEVERAQFRAMLDPSWGQSSRPVLVLSCVSREAPGGTRTRTPCVVLAHQLDLQQLQNPWMVQDVVCESLAGVTDGIGWLLGACGLRL; this comes from the exons ATGACCTTAGCATTAGATGACTGGCTGGCTAGCTGGCGAAAGCCGGAGATGTCAGAGACGCAGTGGGGAAGCGAGTCTGCGTTCAGAAGAAGCTTGAGGCAGTTCAGGGAGAAATACTTTCTGCTTTCCCGAAACGCCGCGAGTGCAGGCACCGGGGGACAGGACGAGGATGCCGCGCCTGGAGTTTTGGAGAGTTTACCA GCAGACATTCAGTTTCACCTCATGAAGCTCCTGTCTCCCCGAGACTTGTGTCGACTTGGGGGCACTTGTCGGTACTGGAGGTCAGTGGTTCGAGATCCTCTTCTGTGGAGATACTTCTTCGTCCGGGACATGCCGCTCTGGTCTTCCATTGACCACACCTCCATGCCGTGCGTGGAGGCGCTGGACGTGCCCCTGCACGAAGATCCCGACCACGACTTCATGGCGGA GTACCTCAGGAGCAGCCCGGCGTGCAGGCGGCCGTGCCGACCCCCGAGGCAGGGCCACGGGGCGGTGGCCTCCTTCCTGCAGTCCCTCTACCTGTCGGCGGAGCCCCGCCTCCTCATGTTCGGGCCCggcctggagcagctggaggtctCGCTGATGAACGTGCTGATGCGCTCCCCGCACGTGCTGCCGGTGGCGGGAATACCACGGCGGCAGATCAACG GTGTTGGGTCTGGAGTTAGCTTCATGTTCCGTGATCAGCATAAATTCAACATTTTGGTCCTGTACTCAAACAACAG TGCAGAGCGGGAGAGGGCCCGCCTGGAGCGGCAGAACGTGCACAGCAGGCTATTCGTCCAGGAGGgtgacggacagacggacagccCCGCTTTCAGCATCGCCCCCTTTGTCCAGGAGGTGTGTCGCGCCGTCGACGGGTTCATCTACGTGGCCAATGCGGAAGCTGCGATGG CTGGAGGGCTCGAGGTGGAACGGGCACAGTTCCGGGCCATGCTGGACCCGTCCTGGGGCCAATCGAGCCGGCCGGTCCTGGTGCTGTCCTGTGTGTCCAGGGAGGCGCCAGGCGGTACCAGAACCAGGACCCCCTGCGTTGTTCtggcccatcagctggacctgcagcagctgcagaaccCCTGGATG GTCCAGGACGTGGTGTGCGAGTCGCTCGCCGGGGTCACCGACGGCATCGGGTGGCTGCTGGGCGCGTGCGGGCTGAGGCTGTAA
- the c10h5orf51 gene encoding UPF0600 protein C5orf51 homolog encodes MADDCRRQGFELERRIFELDNKCASLRIEKQDDDYLQNASAILDKLKSYYRQGGESNSLPRLLQDYTQVVLDITFYEENKLVDQEFPEDCSPYKIQQLLQDLTEPEVLAGRLAPAQEVQSVLGLELLECLYWRRGALLYMYCHTLHRRKQWIKKNKATFLKCLHEGVRYLMRMLQVRNSVKLNDGVVFHDSATANFLAEGIFSDTHLLTMMYIGEMCFWAVKYEDCGVEMAERKEERLQFRDIGTQILHKYVLVCEGPLQGQGWNTENAKEILNILQ; translated from the exons ATGGCCGACGACTGCAGGAGGCAGGGCTTTGAGCTGGAAAGAAGAATATTTGAGTTGGACAACAAGTGCGCCAGTCTCCGGATAGAAAAGCAAG ATGATGACTATTTACAGAATGCGTCTGCCATACTAGACAAGTTGAAAAGCTATTACAGACAAGGGGGAGAGAGTAACAGTCTACCAAGACTGCTCCAGGATTACACGCAG GTGGTTCTTGACATCACGTTTTATGAGGAGAACAAGCTGGTTGATCAGGAGTTTCCGGAAGACTGCTCCCCGTATAAgatccagcagctgctgcaggacctGACTGAGCCAGAGGTGCTGGCTGGAAGACTTGCACCTGCCCAagag GTGCAGTCAGTGCTGGGGCTGGAGTTGCTGGAGTGTCTGTACTGGCGACGGGGGGCGCTCCTGTACATGTACTGTCACACCCTGCACCGACGGAAGCAGTGGATCAAAAAGAACAAAGCCACCTTCCTCAAG TGTCTCCATGAGGGCGTACGTTACCTGATGAGGATGCTGCAGGTCAGGAACTCGGTGAAGCTCAACGACGGCGTGGTCTTCCACGACTCCGCCACGGCCAACTTCCTTGCGGAAG GCATATTCTCGGACACCCACCTGCTGACCATGATGTACATCGGGGAGATGTGCTTCTGGGCGGTGAAGTACGAGGACTGCGGCGTGGAGATGGCCGAGCGCAAGGAGGAGCGCCTGCAGTTCCGAGACATCGGCACGCAGATCCTGCACAAGTACGTGCTGGTGTGCGAAGGACCcctccagggccagggctgGAACACGGAGAACGCCAAGGAGATCCTCAACATCCTGCAGTGA